The sequence AGGTGGATTTCCTTCATCTGTAGGTTGTCCAGTGCTGATTTGAACGCACCCATGAGGCGCCGATTCAAGTTACAATTATTTTTATCCGAGGCTTGATATATGAGATTGAAATCTCCTAACGCCAACCACTTTGTCCAACGTTGTGCTGCGAGGCCGCTTAGTTCTTGAAGGAAAACAAGTTTCTCAGCGCTCGACTGTGGCCCATAAACCCCTGTGATCCACCAAGCTGAATTGTCCGCCTTCATAGTGATCATGGCCGAGACAGTGTGTGAGGTGGTGTACACTTGCGAAAGTGAGAAAAAATCATTCAAAGCTGCAAGCAGAATCCCACCTCTAGATCCAATTGCAGGCAGCACAGCAGTGTTGTTTAGAAAATTCGGACCCAAGGTACGAAGGATGGTTGCATCGTCGACTGTAGTGAGTTTAGTCTCCTGCAAGCAAACAATGGTACTGCCAGTATCCCGAACTAGTTCTTGTACAGAATCACGCCTGGCCACTTCATTGAGCCCCCGCACATTCCAACTCAAAATTTTGCAGTTATGTTGAGACATTGGTAGACAACTTGAAGTTCCCAGAACATTGCAGATAGTAGACAGACCCTTGTAACGACGAACGACGACGACTAAGCTGAGTGGTCCAGCAGAATCGCAGCAATTGAAGGCCCCTGGCTGCTGCCGTGATTCTCGGCCACCGAACAAATTGGTTGTGCAGATACACCATGACGCATTCAGGACAAAAGAACGAAGATGTGCTAGACATTGCAACAGACTAAAGGCCCCTGCAGAGCGTGCCAGACCGCATGTCTTAAACCTGCGTCGCAGGCCCCTGTGGTGGAATGATTCCGCAGAGGTCCATCAGCGCTTGCAGCACCAAGGACGACAGTGGACCCTTGAagaggttgatgtaggtctcctgCGTGGCACTTGCAGTAGCCTGATCAGACGACTGGCCTTCCTTAGGCAGCAAGCCCAGGCGCTTTAGCAGGACCTGGCGTGCGCGTTCCTGGATGTTCCCACGCGGCCATGCGATCGTCGCCAGCCGCATGCTCTTGCGGGTCGCCCTGGCCGCTTGCTTCTTCTTTGTCTTCAGGTTTGGTGGCGCTTGATGGAGCTCCTGGAGCAGTGGTGGTGCAACAGGGCAGGTGTGGTTGCTGATGAAGGACGCCACGGTGGTAGTGGCCGGCTCCCCTAGCTCCGGGAAAACAGTTGTAGCCTGCTGAGCGGTCTCCATGCCGGTGTCAAGAGTTGTCTCCGAACCCACAGCTACCCCCAGCGATGCATCCATCGTGATGGTGGCAGGCGAATGTTGCCCCGGTTCTGGCGGGGCAGAACGGGCGCGCCTGCGGTAGACCCGGCCAGGCAGAAAGCGTCGCTCTACGTGCACAGACATCAAACCTGGGCTCGACGTCACTGTCTGTGGCGGCGGTGCTGAGTGGTTATGATCATCCTGTGGCACATCCTCTCCACACTGGTCGCCTCCGACGCGATGCAGCGGCGGCCGTGGGGAGGGCCAGCGGTCTTCCCCAGCGCCCGCGGGGGATCCGGGGCTACAGCCCAACAACACGACCGGAGAGGGCACGTGGCGCTGGTGGAGCCCACGGGGGGAGGACCGGTTGCGGTGTCCATGGCGACGGGGCGAATGCCTCTCCCGACTGCGTCCACGGTCCTACCACGCAGGCCCGGAGTGGGGGGCAGACACGAGCCCGGGGGGATGGGCTAGGCCATCGGTGCAAGGGCCCCGGACATGGTGGTGGCGTCGACCACCAGTGTTGGATCCCCGGTCGTGGGCGTCACGCCTAGGCTCGGAGCGATCACGGTCACGTGGCGCGCGGGAGACGCTGCGGAAGAGGCGGGAACTCCAGCTCCCCGCCTTGTGCTGCCGACGCCCACGCCTACCATCCTCATCATCTTCGTCTTCTCTGTCCCAACGGCGACTCCCATTACAGTGATCCGTCGGGGGTGGGTCATGCCGGTCGCGGGGGCCCCGCTCGCCGTCAACCACACCATGGCGCCACGGAAGTGAGCGAGTGGCCAGCCGCCCACCCTGCCCCGAGGGGCTCTCCACCAGATCAATGTGCACCAGCACCCGGAAGGTGAGGCCACACTACCCTGGCGGAGGGGGGGCGTTGTCATGGATCACCATTGAACGGCCCGTGATGGTGAGCCAGACGATCTTGGGGATGTCAGACGGATTTCCCGTCCATGCCCACAGGTTGAGGCAGCGCGCGTCCGCCTTGTTGGAGGAGAGACAATCTTCTTCGACGTAGTCAAGGACGCAGGCACGAGCCACCGAGCGCTTGGCGATGTTTTCGTTCCAGGCGTGGGGAGGGATGCCCTCCAAGCACAGTCTGACATGGAAGTAGAGATCATGGCGCTCCCCGAGGGCGACCAGCTGCCATGGCCTGATGCGGAAGTCAAGGTTGCTGTGTAGGAAGTCTCTTGCAGCGACGGCCGCCTCCCGGTGGTGGCGGTGTGTGAAGGTGACGAGGAAGTCGCCCGGAGGGCTTCGAGCCACCTTGATGTCCTCTGTCCTCACCCCGAAGCGGGAGCAGAAGGCCCGCATCACCCGCTCCGGGCTGATGACGGGGCGGTCACGCCCGAGCCACACGACCACCGCATGGGAACTCAGCCGCTCAAGCTCCCGCTCCATGTTGCTGGTGGAGGAGGCGACGACGCAGGAATGCTCCGGGCGGACAGCAGGGTCGCCGGGTTGAGCCATGGACGGAGCAGCGAGCACGAGCGGTGGAAAGTTGACGTTGTCGAGGCGTGGAGCTTGGCACTTGGGGGTTGGAGGTGTCTTACTACCTCTCCCGGAGCACTGCCAGGAACGGTGTCCGTTGCGCAGGCAATTTATGCACCTCACCGGGTCTCTGCAATCAATGGCGAAGTGGCCTCTGCCCAGACAGCGGGCGCATTTACCTTGCAGACTTACCAGCAGACGGCGAGGAGTCGGGGTCGAGCGAGGCACCCATGTCGCGCGGTCTGGTTCCGCACAGGCAGCGCGTCGGCGCCTGCGCCGAATCGTCGTCCAGCTGCCAGGAGCTTCGTCTTCAATGCGGTCGCAGCCATGAGTTGTCGGAGGATCGGTGGAGACATCAAAGCGACTGGATTTGCTGGTGGATTTGGGGGAGGAGAGGTGAGTGACGTCTGGCGCGCCGCTCGCAGTCAATGCAAAGCGAACGCGCTTGGAGGAGTGAAGGATCTGGGGTAGGCTGGCAGGTGGAGGCGGCGGCAGCGGGGGCAGGGGCATGGGAGGCCGAGCTAGCGGTGCTAGGGGAGCTAGGGGAGTACGCTGGGTGGGATCTGGCTTCCTGGGGGTGGGATCTGCCGAGGACGACGAGACAGCGGCAGATCGGGCGGATGCGGCGGCGGGGGGAGCGCGGTCGCCGTGGGGGAGAGAGCCGGTGGGGAGGGAGGCCATGTTTACTCCGCTCGATGGAAGGAAGATGAGCTAGTTCTTCCTCATCTGATTATACTTTATAGGAAGGGAAAAAAGAGGTAAAGCCAAATAAGTAGCTTCTGCTTTTATTTTGTCTACAGAACTTCAGGTAAAGCCTAGTAAGCAGCTTTGCACAGTAGCTAGAGCAGGAAACAGCCGCAACCTAAGCGAGCAGGCTCAAAATGTTATGAAACTTATATTTGCATTATATATTGAATTAAATGCATGAGCAGCGCCTGAAGTTGTTAAGAGTGTCACTTTCTTCCATGAACTTTGGAAACACGTTTCTAGACCCCTAAACTTGTTAAGTGGTGCACCACAATAGCCGGTGTGGTCTAGAAATGAACCTGTGATGCAACATTTTACAAGTTTAAGGATGTGTGGTGCACCAAAAAACTAATTTAAAGGCCCAAAAACACATTTCCAAAGTTCATGGGCCTAAGTGGCACCCTTCAACACAGAAAGAGTTTCTCTTGTACCTGATGAAGACCCAACCTCCCACTACTATTGTAGAAATTAACAATGCAGATATCCGGAGACATTGCAGGGATTTCTTGCACAACATTGGTAGCTCCTTTTTGTTGTTTCAAGAATTCATGGGAAGCTTGGATGCCATCTTGAACGAACTTCTGAAATTCTTCTGGTATGGTCGGTGGTTGAGCACCATCAAACAGACGTCTATCTCCATACGAGGATGAATCTGGATCCCAGTTCTTCCCTAAGCACATCATCCACAGTTTTAGCAAAGCACCATTTCGGTAGCCAGGTCTATAAAATCCCCCAGGACCAACACCAAGTTgcgaacaaagtttgacaattttaACCTGATATGAGACAGAAGTGTCAGGTATGAGCAGTAAGTGTGCATTAGTTGACATGCTTAACATCATGGTAATCAAATCAACAGAACCCCCCAGAACCAACATCAAGTTGCCAACAAATTTGACAATTTTAACTTGATGAGCAATAAAAGCGTCAGGTATCTTCTTTCAGCAGTAAATGTGCATTAGTTGATGTGCTTAAGAATATCATggctatcaaatcaacagaccaCGCCTATTCATTGCAAATATGAAATCTGAGAATTATGAAAGTTGCAACAAACTATGCTGATAAGACATAGAAGACATAACTACAAAGAAATGAGCTCGCAAATTTTCGAAAGAAAAAAAACACATGGACAATAACATTTCATACTCTTTCTATTGCACACAACCGTTACTATTTCCTTGGATAAATCACTAATTTGATTCGGCTATATTTAAAAAAGATCAAGGGCTAGATTTAAAAGAGAAGAAGTTTACGCTCAAATAATGCCTAAATGATTGACCCTGTATTACAGAAATAACATGTGTCAACATACACATACCTGATCATTAGGCTTTATGAATCTTTTCAACAGAACCATCCCAGGTCTCAACTGCAATGGACGTACATCCTTGGAACATTCTCTGTCTCGCTGCTTTCTTTCTCTGTTGGTCTCGAATATGGATGGTTTTAACTTTACAGCGCACTTGTTACCACTCATGCATATATCAAATGGGGCCTCTCCAGAATCAGATCCTGCATTACAGTGACTGCCTCTGGAGTCTACAGGTTTCTGTGGTTGAACTGGTGTAAGCGTGACCACCTTATGCAGTGAATCTTTGCTGCTAACCGAAGGAGAGAATGTACAGGCATCCTGTTTTCGAGGTTCCGAAGAACTTCCGTAGACCTAACGGTAAAAATGGGTTGTCAGATGCATGAAAAAAGAATCGAGGTTTATCAAAAATATACCTACCATATCCAGAATAACCTGAATCCAAATTTAGAATTGATCACTCATCACACAATTCTCAAGTTTTCGTATCATACATCTTGTTGTTCCAATTCAACTATGACTAATATATTGTAAAAAAAAGGCAAATCAATGTCATGTTGGTCACCTATTCATATTCCTAACTGGGGAGAAAGAACAGTACTACTAACCCGCGTTGAGCACCAACAACGCGTGGCGCACCACATAAACATGGCGTTATTTTTGCGATCCAGCAGCACTACATTGTAGCAATTAACAGCGGTGAACCCTAGCGTTAGGGTCTAAAATTATTAGTGGGGCAACCGGCGTTTTGGCGGACGATAGAGAGAGCGGTTG is a genomic window of Zea mays cultivar B73 chromosome 5, Zm-B73-REFERENCE-NAM-5.0, whole genome shotgun sequence containing:
- the LOC100273226 gene encoding uncharacterized protein LOC100273226 translates to MAGRSDKKPASSAPPRKGGYPHGSVYGSSSEPRKQDACTFSPSVSSKDSLHKVVTLTPVQPQKPVDSRGSHCNAGSDSGEAPFDICMSGNKCAVKLKPSIFETNRERKQRDRECSKDVRPLQLRPGMVLLKRFIKPNDQVKIVKLCSQLGVGPGGFYRPGYRNGALLKLWMMCLGKNWDPDSSSYGDRRLFDGAQPPTIPEEFQKFVQDGIQASHEFLKQQKGATNVVQEIPAMSPDICIVNFYNSSGRLGLHQDKDESQSSLDKGLPVVSFSIGETAEFMFGDVRDEEKISKVDLESGDVLIFGGESRLIFHGVNNTKPKTAPKWLTDETSLRPGRLNLTFRQY